One Novosphingobium sp. G106 DNA segment encodes these proteins:
- a CDS encoding superoxide dismutase, with product MLATYECVLARLGIPTAKGKTSGEIMNQDAPLLQEKPTKLKSGRSDISRTVRRPAGVEACETEPVKVAELPFALDALEPLISREAMHFHYDKHFKGYVNKLNALVVGSAYAELPLEDIVRQAAWKRKRPMLVNASQTWNHAFFWQCLQPGGVMEPDVILSEAIRRTFGSYADFEAKFVEKGVAHVGSGWLWLACHPERGLIITATEDAIPVWLASGRVPLLVCDLWEHAYYLDWRHDRAGWLKGFLAQAANWNFAGEQLASVLDRREPWTYCR from the coding sequence ATGCTGGCCACCTATGAATGCGTTTTGGCGCGCTTGGGAATACCAACCGCCAAAGGCAAAACCTCCGGAGAGATCATGAACCAAGACGCACCGCTCCTTCAGGAAAAGCCGACCAAGTTGAAATCTGGGCGATCTGATATTTCTAGAACTGTCAGGCGACCTGCTGGCGTAGAGGCTTGCGAAACGGAGCCGGTCAAAGTTGCGGAACTGCCTTTTGCGCTTGATGCGCTCGAGCCCCTGATCTCGCGCGAGGCAATGCATTTTCACTACGACAAGCATTTCAAGGGGTATGTCAACAAGTTGAACGCCCTTGTCGTCGGATCGGCCTACGCCGAACTGCCGCTCGAAGACATTGTCCGACAGGCGGCTTGGAAGCGCAAACGCCCGATGCTCGTCAATGCAAGCCAAACGTGGAATCATGCTTTCTTCTGGCAATGTCTTCAGCCCGGCGGCGTGATGGAGCCCGACGTAATCCTGAGCGAAGCGATAAGACGAACCTTTGGCAGCTACGCTGACTTCGAGGCCAAGTTCGTCGAAAAAGGCGTAGCGCACGTCGGTTCCGGATGGCTTTGGCTTGCCTGCCATCCGGAACGAGGGCTCATCATAACGGCGACTGAAGACGCAATTCCGGTCTGGCTGGCATCGGGCCGGGTTCCCCTGCTGGTTTGCGACCTTTGGGAGCACGCCTACTACCTGGATTGGCGTCACGATCGTGCGGGGTGGCTCAAGGGCTTTCTCGCGCAAGCGGCGAACTGGAATTTTGCGGGCGAGCAGCTTGCTTCCGTTCTCGACCGAAGGGAGCCTTGGACGTATTGCCGTTGA
- a CDS encoding mechanosensitive ion channel family protein → MDWQEWVSHSGLSLSGSFDLEALVVAGILAVGALAIGWIVGRRAGPWLSERIHLLGGSVPAGNRKTVTGIVQCSVAGLLLLVAGNSVALSPLGLTLLAVTLGMVTGVLSIRVARALAVGRMPARIVGLGVLVATTAAALGGMRPLIEGLDSVGFSIGTHRLSLLGTVNAIVIIAVLYGIARIVNHVVSHVIDRVSGLDLSQRVLIRKLSGIGVITIAVLLGIDLLGIDLTALTVFSGAVGLAIGFGLQKTFGNLIAGLILLMDRSVKPGDVIVVGDTFGAVGKIGVRAVSVLTRDGKEHLIPNEQLMTEPVENWSYTNRNVRIHVPVGVAYSSDLALARRLMIEAASAAARVLAEPGPSVWLKGFGDSSVDHEILVWIADPELGVGSVRSEILNRLWMLFAENHIEIPFPQRDIHVRSVSKPETD, encoded by the coding sequence ATGGATTGGCAGGAGTGGGTCTCGCATAGCGGCCTCAGCTTGTCCGGTTCGTTCGATTTGGAAGCGCTAGTCGTAGCAGGTATTCTCGCGGTGGGCGCACTCGCAATTGGCTGGATCGTGGGAAGGCGCGCTGGGCCTTGGCTTAGCGAACGTATCCATCTGCTTGGTGGAAGCGTTCCGGCAGGCAATCGCAAGACGGTGACGGGCATCGTTCAGTGTTCCGTTGCCGGGCTCCTCCTGCTCGTCGCCGGCAATTCGGTAGCCTTGAGCCCACTGGGCCTCACGTTGCTCGCCGTTACGCTGGGGATGGTGACGGGTGTTCTGAGCATCCGGGTTGCTCGCGCATTGGCTGTCGGGAGAATGCCTGCCCGGATAGTCGGTCTGGGCGTTCTCGTCGCGACGACCGCGGCGGCCCTGGGCGGCATGCGTCCGTTGATAGAGGGGTTGGACAGCGTTGGATTCTCGATCGGCACGCATCGTCTCTCACTGCTCGGTACAGTCAATGCCATCGTCATTATTGCTGTTCTTTACGGAATCGCGCGTATCGTAAATCATGTGGTCAGCCACGTGATCGACCGCGTAAGCGGCCTGGATCTTTCGCAGCGTGTTCTCATCCGAAAGCTCTCGGGCATCGGTGTCATCACTATTGCGGTTCTGCTCGGGATCGATCTGCTCGGAATTGACCTCACCGCCCTTACAGTATTTTCCGGGGCGGTCGGACTTGCGATAGGGTTCGGACTTCAGAAAACCTTTGGGAACCTGATTGCCGGGCTAATCTTGCTGATGGATCGATCGGTAAAGCCTGGTGATGTCATCGTCGTAGGCGATACTTTTGGCGCGGTGGGAAAGATTGGCGTCCGTGCGGTCTCCGTATTGACCCGTGACGGCAAGGAGCATCTCATACCCAATGAACAATTGATGACGGAGCCGGTGGAGAACTGGTCCTACACCAACCGTAACGTGCGCATTCACGTGCCGGTGGGCGTAGCTTATTCAAGTGATCTGGCATTGGCACGGCGACTGATGATTGAGGCCGCGAGCGCGGCGGCGCGCGTGCTTGCGGAACCCGGGCCTTCAGTTTGGCTCAAGGGTTTCGGCGACAGTTCGGTCGATCACGAGATCCTGGTATGGATTGCCGACCCCGAACTCGGTGTCGGGAGTGTTCGTTCCGAGATACTGAACCGCCTATGGATGCTCTTCGCCGAAAATCATATCGAGATACCGTTTCCGCAACGCGACATCCACGTGCGCAGCGTGTCGAAACCAGAAACAGACTGA
- a CDS encoding LysR family transcriptional regulator, protein MDVTVARTFLAAAATGSFVAAAKRVNASPPTVTERIKQLEHLLDVRLFDRDKRGCRLTPAGRRLIEPMQSFVRIWEQARARAAMPVRFERSIRVGGQHALWPSFLIPWLQEVRETFPQIAFRATAAAPAQLNRAIEDGDLDIAFLYAPVRLKGVRIEEIARDRLILVTADLGSNWQDNFVRVDWGESAKAELTARLGEFPAPGLELDLGVLAIDWIVETRASGYVPERLAWRYLKSGTLTAIADAPTMAFSPFVCWRSSLDKEIATRLVERAKWHLDELAR, encoded by the coding sequence ATGGATGTCACCGTCGCCCGCACCTTCCTCGCCGCCGCAGCAACGGGAAGCTTCGTGGCGGCCGCCAAGCGCGTGAACGCGAGTCCGCCCACCGTCACCGAGCGGATCAAGCAACTCGAGCACCTGCTCGACGTCCGATTGTTCGACCGGGACAAGCGCGGGTGTCGGCTGACGCCGGCTGGTCGCCGCTTGATCGAACCTATGCAGAGCTTTGTGCGTATCTGGGAGCAGGCTCGCGCCCGGGCCGCCATGCCTGTTCGCTTCGAACGATCCATCCGTGTCGGCGGTCAGCACGCGCTATGGCCATCGTTCCTGATCCCGTGGCTGCAGGAAGTCCGCGAGACATTTCCCCAAATCGCATTTCGGGCCACGGCTGCAGCACCCGCCCAGCTCAACAGAGCTATCGAAGATGGAGATCTCGACATCGCATTCCTTTATGCGCCCGTCCGGCTAAAAGGCGTGCGGATTGAGGAGATCGCGCGAGACCGCCTCATCCTAGTGACGGCGGATCTGGGTTCGAACTGGCAGGACAATTTCGTTCGCGTAGATTGGGGAGAATCGGCAAAGGCCGAGCTCACCGCCCGTTTGGGCGAATTTCCCGCACCGGGACTCGAGCTCGACCTGGGCGTTCTTGCGATCGACTGGATCGTGGAGACGCGCGCGAGCGGTTACGTTCCCGAGCGGTTGGCATGGCGTTACCTCAAGTCCGGAACTTTGACTGCGATCGCGGACGCCCCAACCATGGCGTTTTCCCCTTTCGTATGCTGGCGCTCGTCTCTCGATAAGGAGATCGCCACCCGGCTGGTGGAACGGGCAAAATGGCATTTGGACGAGCTCGCCCGCTGA
- a CDS encoding universal stress protein, translated as MRKILVATDFSPRSDRALRRGVLLAHQVDAEIVMIHALDDDLPSSIISTQRNAAETLLSETASSIRQIDGIACSYALAFGDPFKALLDAASEMQPELIVMGPHRRNLLKDVFVGTTAERIIRECGIPIISAGGVPAGYYQRVTIATDLSESSWCAVSTAQKLGLLDATDVSLLHVLETSETTRLQRSFRSTQAIEDHVLSARAEAMQCLQALAGDAGVVPDRMKVEALKFSIADTIKSIVATAGSDLLVIGTHGRSGFQRLFLGKVAEELLRGADVDILAVGLPHACLN; from the coding sequence ATGCGAAAGATATTGGTGGCTACGGACTTTTCTCCCCGCTCCGATCGCGCCTTGCGTCGAGGAGTCTTGCTCGCTCATCAGGTCGACGCGGAGATCGTGATGATCCATGCGCTTGATGACGATTTGCCGTCATCGATTATCTCCACGCAGCGGAATGCGGCCGAGACGCTGCTTTCCGAAACCGCCAGTTCGATAAGGCAAATTGACGGCATAGCCTGTTCCTACGCTTTGGCTTTCGGCGATCCTTTCAAAGCGCTGCTCGATGCTGCCTCGGAAATGCAACCCGAGCTGATCGTCATGGGGCCTCATCGACGGAATCTGCTTAAGGACGTTTTTGTCGGTACCACGGCCGAGCGGATCATCCGCGAATGCGGCATTCCCATCATTTCGGCAGGCGGAGTACCGGCGGGCTACTATCAGCGCGTGACGATAGCGACGGATCTCTCGGAGTCTTCGTGGTGCGCTGTCTCGACCGCTCAGAAACTTGGGCTGCTGGACGCGACTGACGTCTCGCTCCTCCACGTGCTCGAGACAAGCGAAACAACGAGGCTGCAACGATCGTTTCGCAGCACGCAAGCCATCGAGGATCACGTGCTCTCCGCTCGAGCCGAAGCCATGCAATGCCTGCAAGCCTTGGCCGGCGACGCAGGCGTCGTACCAGACAGGATGAAAGTGGAGGCGCTCAAGTTCTCCATTGCCGACACCATCAAGTCGATCGTCGCGACCGCCGGCAGTGACCTTCTTGTGATAGGAACCCACGGCCGTTCGGGGTTCCAGAGACTCTTTCTCGGAAAGGTCGCCGAGGAGTTGCTTCGCGGCGCCGATGTTGACATCCTGGCTGTGGGCTTGCCTCATGCATGCCTGAATTGA
- a CDS encoding helix-turn-helix domain-containing protein: MEEEIGNSVGVIQSEAQRDLLNVARGLPTFRQVPTDSLIRLLEGASVKRYPAGTQLFFEGELASHLYGIVDGMVELFAGSGDSERGILLLAKGDVFMPGAALFDEPYLHAARILRRTKLLEVDVRVLRAEAARTGELAMAIGRVLAGQFRMAVRSIIDLKTSAAAQRLAIILLRLVDQHDGAGLPRLPIAKRTLATRLGMTAETLSRTLQIVASNGLVVRGSSLLLRDRAKLEAFCGPSLDRGLHEFELGVSAL; this comes from the coding sequence ATGGAGGAAGAAATAGGTAATTCCGTCGGAGTTATTCAATCCGAAGCTCAGCGAGATTTGCTGAACGTGGCGCGTGGGCTTCCAACCTTTCGTCAGGTGCCCACCGACAGCCTCATTCGGTTGCTGGAAGGGGCGAGCGTGAAACGCTATCCCGCGGGAACTCAGCTTTTTTTCGAGGGGGAATTGGCGTCGCATCTCTATGGCATCGTCGATGGTATGGTCGAGTTGTTTGCGGGCAGCGGCGATTCGGAACGTGGAATTCTTCTTCTGGCAAAGGGGGATGTATTCATGCCCGGTGCCGCTCTGTTTGATGAACCATACTTGCACGCCGCACGCATCCTTCGCCGGACGAAGCTTCTCGAGGTCGATGTCCGCGTTCTGCGTGCCGAGGCAGCGCGAACCGGCGAGCTTGCCATGGCTATCGGGCGCGTCCTCGCCGGGCAGTTCCGAATGGCGGTACGAAGCATAATAGATCTCAAAACCAGCGCGGCAGCGCAAAGGCTGGCGATAATCCTGCTGCGTCTTGTCGATCAGCATGACGGCGCCGGGTTGCCACGATTACCGATTGCAAAGCGCACTCTGGCAACCCGTCTGGGCATGACCGCCGAGACGCTGTCGCGTACTCTGCAAATCGTCGCCAGCAACGGTCTCGTCGTGAGGGGGTCTTCGCTATTGCTGCGCGATCGAGCAAAACTCGAAGCGTTCTGTGGGCCCTCACTCGATCGTGGACTTCACGAGTTCGAATTAGGCGTCAGCGCGCTTTGA
- a CDS encoding PRC-barrel domain-containing protein has product MNEMIASIGRHETDDLISSEKVQGTNVYNLAGEKLGRLEHFMVGKRDGRVRYAVLTFGGVLGLFENHYPLPWDALKYDEERSGYVVNLTREQIEGAPSYKVGREPAYDASYGQQIYGFYGFPW; this is encoded by the coding sequence ATGAACGAGATGATTGCTTCGATCGGACGCCATGAAACGGACGACCTGATCTCGTCGGAGAAGGTCCAGGGCACGAACGTTTACAATCTTGCCGGCGAAAAGCTGGGCCGCCTGGAACACTTCATGGTGGGTAAGCGTGATGGTCGTGTCCGCTATGCGGTGCTGACGTTCGGGGGGGTTCTAGGACTCTTTGAGAATCACTACCCGCTGCCGTGGGATGCGCTGAAATATGATGAAGAACGGTCGGGGTACGTAGTAAACCTCACGAGAGAACAGATCGAGGGCGCACCTTCCTACAAGGTCGGACGCGAGCCGGCCTACGACGCCTCCTATGGGCAGCAGATATATGGGTTCTACGGCTTTCCTTGGTGA
- a CDS encoding cytochrome c oxidase assembly protein: MSDPGITFFATAGFPVLAIGISYLAGAVRRRNAKRPVSMLRHTAFAAGLALLLLSLQWPFAVWAHELFYVHQIGILIARIVAPMLLAMARPAGLIIAGIPRRLRARLVKPGLLARPTRRGWRVLSTPALVMICYVGSLYFWEIPDMQGDALANPTIGLLMHFSLLGAGLLFWTRLFEKRPVPHGIVHAQRLMMIWLAILSQIALGAYITVKTTVLYHAYDATQRAAVISPLSDEAFGGFFIWIASGLLSLIGLICVVDLWGRHETRQDAKRTRWSSSNSAILLYPSTGQRLREMARPKNRRLAIGLTAFVLLVFTAVCGIVAGAHRINRRDNLRSYQLSRSA; this comes from the coding sequence ATGAGTGATCCGGGCATCACCTTCTTCGCCACCGCCGGCTTCCCGGTTCTGGCTATCGGAATTTCGTATCTGGCAGGCGCTGTACGGCGACGCAACGCAAAGCGCCCGGTGTCGATGCTCAGGCACACCGCTTTCGCGGCCGGGCTAGCGCTGTTATTGCTCTCGTTGCAATGGCCCTTTGCCGTATGGGCGCACGAGCTTTTCTATGTCCATCAGATCGGGATACTGATCGCACGAATTGTCGCGCCAATGTTGCTGGCGATGGCCCGGCCTGCTGGCCTGATTATTGCCGGCATCCCGCGTAGGCTTCGTGCGCGGCTTGTAAAGCCAGGGCTTCTGGCAAGACCCACCAGGAGGGGCTGGCGAGTGCTCTCGACGCCCGCCCTTGTCATGATCTGCTACGTGGGGTCGCTCTATTTCTGGGAGATCCCGGACATGCAAGGTGACGCTCTTGCCAACCCGACAATTGGGCTCCTAATGCATTTTAGTCTTTTGGGGGCCGGCCTCCTGTTCTGGACACGCCTTTTCGAAAAACGTCCAGTTCCCCACGGAATAGTCCACGCTCAAAGGCTTATGATGATTTGGCTCGCGATCCTCAGCCAGATTGCATTGGGCGCGTATATTACAGTCAAAACGACTGTTCTCTATCATGCTTATGATGCGACGCAGCGCGCCGCCGTCATCTCGCCGCTCAGCGATGAGGCATTTGGAGGTTTTTTTATATGGATTGCGAGTGGATTGCTCTCGCTGATTGGTCTGATTTGCGTAGTGGACTTATGGGGCCGGCATGAGACACGGCAGGATGCGAAGCGGACGCGCTGGTCTTCTTCGAATTCTGCAATCCTGCTCTATCCTTCTACAGGCCAACGGCTCAGGGAAATGGCGCGGCCAAAAAATCGACGTCTCGCAATCGGGTTAACGGCCTTCGTACTGCTCGTCTTTACTGCGGTCTGCGGTATTGTTGCGGGCGCTCATCGCATCAATCGGCGAGATAATCTGCGCAGTTATCAGCTCTCTCGGTCGGCATAG
- a CDS encoding cytochrome c oxidase assembly protein, translating into MHPLMNPSGGVSGSAKITPACGVPMAIVAVSAVLWWLCEYHAAGLPFLAPWDFSFVGFYGLVFPVWWYVRGTALTEQAKLPSAWRTASFIMGIGTIYIVLLTRFEYLAEHMFFLNRLQHVVMHHLGPLLIALAWPWQMILSGMPQGVRRIAEGQLALRILGLMRRPWLAGSLFVGLIALWLVPSVHFRAMIDPKLYWAMNGSMVIDGIFFWSLVLDPREPSMAEVSWGARGALAIGIMFPQILVGAIIALSSRDLYSFYAWCGRIYPTVSPLDDQALGGLIVWIPPAMMSVISLLLVLNALRRCEERTGPELEEGFSSSSWTGRP; encoded by the coding sequence ATGCATCCCTTGATGAACCCAAGCGGCGGTGTGTCGGGCTCGGCCAAAATCACTCCAGCGTGCGGTGTTCCCATGGCCATTGTCGCCGTCAGCGCAGTCCTGTGGTGGCTGTGCGAGTACCACGCCGCGGGGTTGCCATTCCTCGCACCCTGGGACTTTTCGTTTGTGGGGTTCTATGGCCTCGTCTTTCCCGTCTGGTGGTATGTCCGCGGAACTGCATTGACCGAACAGGCTAAGCTTCCGTCGGCATGGCGAACGGCGTCCTTCATCATGGGCATCGGTACGATATATATCGTCCTCCTCACTCGCTTCGAATATCTGGCGGAACACATGTTCTTCCTCAATCGGCTGCAACACGTAGTCATGCACCATCTCGGTCCCCTTCTGATCGCTCTTGCCTGGCCATGGCAGATGATTTTGAGCGGGATGCCGCAGGGTGTCAGGCGGATCGCCGAGGGCCAGCTGGCGCTCCGAATTCTAGGGCTGATGCGGCGGCCGTGGTTGGCAGGCTCCTTGTTCGTAGGGTTGATCGCCCTATGGCTCGTTCCGTCGGTCCATTTCCGGGCAATGATCGATCCGAAGCTCTATTGGGCGATGAATGGATCGATGGTGATTGACGGGATTTTCTTCTGGAGCCTGGTTCTTGATCCTCGCGAGCCCAGCATGGCAGAAGTCTCTTGGGGGGCGCGTGGGGCTTTAGCAATTGGCATCATGTTCCCGCAGATCCTCGTCGGTGCTATCATCGCGCTGTCGAGCCGAGACCTATACAGTTTCTACGCGTGGTGTGGCCGCATCTATCCGACGGTAAGCCCTCTTGACGATCAGGCGCTTGGCGGCCTGATCGTCTGGATCCCGCCGGCCATGATGAGCGTGATCTCGTTGCTCCTGGTGCTCAACGCGCTTCGCCGCTGCGAGGAGCGGACTGGTCCGGAACTCGAGGAAGGCTTCTCGTCGTCGAGCTGGACGGGACGTCCATAA
- a CDS encoding tol-pal system YbgF family protein gives MEAEIRALQRNVFPGGGGKIFTPEIWGPLTRTVIAGRPATTPTADLAIRLESIERSLTSLTTRLQHTSERISQLEQAARADEPAKAAAIKSDLIASPPATTRGIVTNATVAKGSKTTPPSKQRLAAVLAIIKPRTNDAGDDEYSYGYRLWRADLYPEAQQQLKMFIEKYPQHARVSFARNLLGRSFLDDNHPMEAAKWFLANYRGGRTDPRAPDSLLYLSMAMLRLKDNKRACISLGEFRDVYSGGDFTRLKTLYDDILAKSHCK, from the coding sequence ATGGAGGCCGAAATTCGTGCATTGCAGCGCAATGTGTTTCCTGGCGGAGGTGGCAAGATATTCACTCCCGAGATTTGGGGGCCGCTCACCAGAACGGTCATAGCGGGGCGACCAGCGACGACCCCGACTGCAGATCTGGCTATTCGCCTGGAGTCCATCGAACGCTCGCTGACCTCACTTACCACTCGCCTTCAGCACACCTCGGAGCGTATCTCGCAACTCGAGCAAGCCGCCCGAGCCGACGAACCCGCCAAGGCAGCAGCGATCAAGTCAGATCTGATTGCCAGTCCGCCCGCAACGACGAGAGGCATAGTCACCAACGCAACGGTAGCGAAAGGATCCAAGACCACGCCGCCTTCAAAGCAGCGACTGGCGGCAGTCCTCGCCATCATAAAACCCCGCACGAACGATGCCGGCGATGACGAATACAGCTACGGCTATCGGCTCTGGCGTGCAGATCTATACCCAGAAGCACAGCAACAGCTGAAGATGTTCATCGAAAAATACCCTCAGCACGCACGTGTCAGCTTCGCTCGAAATCTATTGGGCCGATCATTTCTCGATGATAATCATCCAATGGAAGCCGCAAAGTGGTTTCTCGCGAACTATCGCGGCGGACGGACCGATCCTCGCGCACCCGACAGCCTTCTGTATCTTTCAATGGCCATGCTGCGATTGAAAGATAACAAGAGAGCCTGCATTTCCCTTGGTGAGTTCCGCGACGTCTATTCAGGTGGAGACTTTACGCGGCTCAAAACGCTTTACGATGACATTCTCGCAAAATCCCACTGCAAATGA
- a CDS encoding lytic transglycosylase domain-containing protein, whose translation MSTPAACQDGREWDRARQQLMASKSEALAQAIDRWRQLTKAPPVNSFDTYAGFVLAYPDFPDEDKLRTYAEQALGRETPDLSRLVAFFDRFPPLTNPARARYALALFSLQRGEARSIGLQAWRGGSMSDASEAALFSLLGSALTPADHDARMNALLWAGDATAAARQMTYVSPAARAGFMARLTLVQGSAPGTLGLPVPGDALRDAGYVYASVRQAQRSGNTYGAVQLLATRPPATTPPLDPEKWIGMLLSVARGADSASATRIAASIDDTFSPGTDVSRMKFKLRDDYTSLMWLGGTRAMQQLGNPTGAAPLFYRYGAAAQTPQTRAKGFYWAGRALARAGDNSGANRYFEMAAAYPTAFYGELALERLGRPIPPLTSAPVQVPSQAERAAFNAKPITAAVREVARASDWQTTVRFFRAISDQAVSEGDHVLVADLATSLGRRDLGVILGQAAHAEGFVNLTKVAYPLLPAPAGTDWTMVHAISRQESQFSQNAVSHAGARGLMQLMPGTAREQAGKIGLAYDASALMADPSYNLRLGDAYFARMMDYFGGSYPLAVAAYNAGPGNVNKWLRNNGDPRTGSIEWVDWIEAIPLSETRNYVQRVLENAVVYEAMNPTRARYTGTAPLSHFIGKRQPG comes from the coding sequence ATGTCGACACCCGCCGCCTGTCAGGACGGACGCGAGTGGGACCGTGCGCGCCAGCAGCTCATGGCTAGCAAGAGCGAAGCCCTTGCACAGGCGATAGACCGTTGGCGGCAGCTGACGAAGGCGCCTCCGGTAAACAGCTTTGACACTTACGCCGGCTTCGTTCTCGCCTACCCAGACTTTCCCGATGAGGACAAACTGCGCACCTATGCCGAGCAGGCGCTGGGCCGTGAAACGCCCGATCTTTCCCGGCTGGTCGCCTTCTTCGACCGCTTTCCGCCGCTGACCAATCCGGCACGCGCGCGCTACGCCCTGGCGCTATTCTCGCTCCAGCGCGGCGAGGCGCGTTCGATCGGCCTGCAAGCCTGGCGCGGCGGCTCGATGAGCGATGCCTCCGAAGCCGCGCTGTTCTCGCTCCTCGGCTCCGCCCTGACCCCGGCGGACCACGACGCGCGGATGAACGCGCTGCTCTGGGCCGGCGACGCTACGGCCGCAGCGCGGCAGATGACCTATGTTTCGCCCGCGGCGCGCGCCGGCTTCATGGCGCGGCTGACCTTGGTCCAGGGCTCCGCGCCAGGCACACTCGGCCTGCCGGTGCCGGGCGATGCGCTGCGCGATGCCGGCTATGTCTATGCCAGCGTCCGGCAGGCCCAGCGCTCGGGCAACACCTACGGCGCGGTCCAACTCCTCGCGACACGACCGCCCGCGACCACGCCGCCGCTCGATCCCGAGAAATGGATCGGCATGCTGCTGTCGGTCGCACGCGGCGCGGACAGCGCCAGCGCGACGCGCATCGCCGCCTCGATCGACGATACCTTCTCGCCCGGCACCGACGTCAGCCGGATGAAATTCAAGCTGCGCGACGACTATACCTCGCTGATGTGGCTGGGAGGCACGCGGGCGATGCAGCAGCTCGGCAATCCGACCGGCGCCGCGCCGCTGTTCTACCGCTACGGCGCTGCGGCGCAGACCCCGCAGACCCGCGCCAAAGGCTTTTACTGGGCCGGCCGCGCGCTCGCGCGGGCGGGCGACAATTCCGGCGCCAACCGCTACTTCGAAATGGCCGCTGCCTATCCCACGGCCTTCTACGGCGAGCTCGCGCTCGAACGGCTCGGCCGGCCGATCCCGCCGCTGACCAGCGCGCCGGTGCAGGTTCCGTCTCAGGCCGAACGCGCCGCCTTCAACGCCAAGCCGATCACAGCGGCGGTGCGCGAAGTCGCCCGCGCGTCCGACTGGCAGACCACGGTGCGCTTCTTCCGCGCGATCAGCGACCAGGCCGTGAGCGAAGGCGACCACGTGCTCGTCGCCGACCTCGCCACCAGCCTCGGCCGGCGCGACCTCGGCGTGATCCTGGGCCAGGCTGCGCATGCCGAAGGCTTCGTCAATCTGACCAAGGTCGCCTACCCGCTGCTTCCGGCCCCTGCCGGCACCGACTGGACGATGGTCCACGCGATCAGCCGGCAGGAGAGCCAGTTCTCGCAGAATGCTGTCAGCCACGCCGGCGCGCGCGGGCTGATGCAGTTGATGCCCGGCACGGCGCGCGAGCAGGCCGGCAAGATCGGCCTCGCTTACGACGCCAGCGCGCTGATGGCGGATCCCAGCTACAACCTGCGGCTTGGGGATGCCTACTTCGCGCGGATGATGGACTATTTCGGCGGCTCCTATCCGCTGGCGGTGGCCGCCTACAACGCCGGCCCGGGCAACGTGAACAAGTGGCTGCGCAACAACGGCGATCCGCGGACGGGTTCGATTGAATGGGTCGACTGGATCGAGGCGATCCCGCTGAGCGAGACGCGCAATTACGTCCAGCGCGTACTCGAGAACGCCGTGGTCTACGAAGCGATGAACCCAACGCGGGCGCGCTATACCGGCACGGCGCCGCTGAGCCACTTCATCGGCAAACGCCAACCAGGTTAA